A section of the Candidatus Omnitrophota bacterium genome encodes:
- a CDS encoding valine--tRNA ligase: protein MIELSTRYDPKETEDRLRAYWEKNNLFHARPNPDKKPFTIVIPPPNVTGILHMGHALNNTLQDILIRYKRMKGFEALWMPGTDHAGIATQNVVEKQIAKEGKRRQDLGREEFLKKLWEWKQQYGDTIIHQLKKLGASCDWERTRFTMDDEYSKSVRHVFVELYKKDLIYRGQYIINWCPRCQTALSDEEAQHKETQGSLYHIRYPFKDSPDEYVTVATTRPETMLGDTAVAVNPKDKRYKKWIGKILILPLMNREIKIIADDLVDKKFGTGAVKVTPAHDPNDFIMGQKHKLEFINIMHADARLNNNAGQFSGLDRFKAREAVIEALKEKNLLEKIEPHQHAVGHCYRCHTVVEPYLSKQWFVKMKPLAKPAIEAVKKGKIKFYPSRWTKVYLNWMTEIRDWCISRQIWWGHRIPVWYCQDCPEDKNIIVSENTPQSCPKCRSTNLIQDEDVLDTWFSSWLWPFATFDWPKKNEDLKYFYPTSTLLTAPEIIFFWVARMIMAGIEFMGDIPFSKVYLHGTVRDAKGQKMSKSLGNAIDPLEIINEYGTDALRFSLIVNAGQDLYISKEKFEIGRNFANKIWNATRLILMNIPDSRQSSSTAQTFNIKDLDLPSRWILVQLDITIKGVEKALENYRFSEAESLIYDFFWKNFCDWYLEISKEKLNDKTTRSVALFVLERSLKIIHPFMPFVTEEIWQKIKGSEQSLVISSWPKIDKDLVDKKGANSMQVLIDLITAIRTSRAQWNIDQASKTDCTLVALDSKTRNLFKENSSVVKTLGKIENLSIEEDFQRSKNTAAGIVEQIKFFIPLSGIIDIEKEKARIQKQVTEQEAALKNLSARLNNKEFTQKAPAEVVAKEKERSAILQKQVITLKKALAESA, encoded by the coding sequence ATGATCGAATTATCCACGCGTTATGATCCCAAAGAAACAGAAGATAGGCTGCGCGCCTACTGGGAAAAGAATAATTTATTCCACGCTAGGCCCAATCCCGATAAAAAGCCATTTACCATCGTCATCCCGCCGCCCAATGTCACCGGCATTTTGCATATGGGCCACGCGCTCAATAATACTTTGCAAGATATCCTCATTCGCTATAAGCGCATGAAAGGATTTGAAGCGCTTTGGATGCCCGGCACCGATCACGCCGGCATTGCCACCCAGAACGTCGTCGAAAAACAGATAGCCAAAGAAGGAAAACGCCGTCAAGATCTAGGCCGAGAAGAATTCCTTAAGAAACTTTGGGAGTGGAAACAGCAATACGGCGATACCATCATTCATCAGCTTAAAAAACTCGGAGCTTCCTGTGACTGGGAGCGTACGCGTTTTACCATGGATGATGAATACAGCAAATCCGTACGCCATGTATTCGTTGAACTTTATAAAAAAGATTTAATTTACCGCGGACAATATATCATCAACTGGTGCCCGCGCTGCCAAACAGCCCTTTCCGACGAAGAAGCCCAACACAAAGAAACACAAGGATCGCTTTACCATATTCGCTATCCCTTCAAAGACAGTCCTGACGAATACGTCACGGTCGCTACAACCCGTCCAGAAACCATGCTCGGCGACACCGCCGTTGCCGTTAATCCCAAAGACAAGCGATATAAAAAATGGATCGGGAAGATCCTTATTTTGCCTTTGATGAATCGTGAAATAAAAATCATTGCCGACGATCTTGTTGATAAAAAATTCGGCACCGGCGCAGTGAAAGTCACTCCCGCCCATGACCCGAACGATTTCATTATGGGACAAAAGCACAAATTAGAATTTATCAATATTATGCACGCGGATGCCCGGCTTAACAATAATGCCGGACAATTTAGCGGTTTAGATCGATTTAAAGCAAGGGAAGCCGTCATTGAAGCCCTTAAAGAAAAAAATCTTTTAGAGAAAATTGAACCGCACCAGCATGCCGTCGGGCATTGCTACCGCTGTCATACGGTTGTTGAGCCATATCTTTCCAAGCAATGGTTCGTCAAAATGAAACCACTGGCCAAACCGGCTATTGAAGCGGTCAAAAAAGGGAAGATCAAGTTTTATCCCAGCCGCTGGACCAAGGTTTATCTTAATTGGATGACGGAAATCCGCGATTGGTGCATTTCACGGCAGATCTGGTGGGGACATCGTATTCCGGTTTGGTATTGTCAAGATTGCCCGGAAGATAAAAATATTATTGTTTCTGAAAATACGCCGCAATCTTGCCCGAAATGCCGATCAACGAACCTCATCCAGGACGAGGATGTTTTAGATACTTGGTTTTCATCATGGCTTTGGCCTTTTGCTACTTTCGATTGGCCCAAGAAAAATGAAGACCTCAAATACTTCTACCCAACATCCACTTTATTGACCGCTCCGGAAATTATATTCTTTTGGGTAGCGCGAATGATCATGGCCGGAATAGAATTTATGGGAGATATTCCATTTTCTAAAGTTTATCTGCACGGAACCGTGCGCGATGCCAAGGGGCAAAAAATGTCAAAATCCCTCGGCAACGCCATTGATCCCCTGGAAATCATTAATGAATACGGAACCGACGCGCTGCGTTTTAGCCTTATCGTCAATGCCGGGCAAGACCTCTACATTTCCAAAGAAAAATTTGAAATCGGACGAAATTTCGCCAATAAGATCTGGAATGCTACGCGTTTGATTTTGATGAATATTCCTGATTCCAGACAAAGCAGCAGCACCGCCCAAACTTTCAACATCAAAGACCTTGATCTTCCGTCCCGATGGATTTTAGTTCAACTCGACATCACAATCAAAGGAGTTGAAAAAGCGCTTGAGAATTACCGATTCTCCGAAGCAGAAAGCCTCATCTATGATTTCTTTTGGAAAAACTTCTGCGATTGGTATTTGGAAATCTCCAAAGAAAAACTTAACGACAAAACCACGCGATCAGTTGCTTTGTTCGTCCTTGAGCGATCTTTAAAAATTATTCACCCCTTTATGCCTTTTGTGACCGAAGAGATCTGGCAGAAAATAAAAGGCAGTGAGCAATCGCTGGTCATCAGTTCTTGGCCAAAAATCGATAAAGATCTTGTCGATAAAAAAGGCGCGAATTCCATGCAGGTGTTGATCGATCTCATCACGGCCATTCGCACCAGCCGCGCGCAATGGAACATCGATCAAGCCTCAAAAACAGATTGTACTTTAGTTGCTTTAGATTCAAAAACCCGCAACCTCTTTAAAGAAAATTCTTCCGTGGTCAAAACACTGGGCAAAATAGAAAATCTTTCCATTGAAGAAGATTTTCAGCGGTCAAAAAATACCGCCGCTGGAATTGTCGAGCAAATAAAGTTTTTTATCCCACTTTCCGGAATTATTGATATTGAAAAAGAAAAAGCCAGAATCCAAAAGCAAGTCACAGAACAAGAAGCCGCTTTAAAAAATCTTTCCGCGCGCCTCAATAACAAGGAATTCACTCAAAAAGCCCCCGCAGAAGTCGTGGCAAAAGAAAAAGAGCGCTCCGCAATCCTTCAAAAGCAAGTGATCACGCTCAAAAAAGCTCTCGCCGAATCCGCCTAA
- a CDS encoding prepilin-type N-terminal cleavage/methylation domain-containing protein has protein sequence MKLPKLNKRGLSLAELLVAVFILAIGVLSAVMFFANAIASTEFANNITIATSHAEHILEEMRTRSSLSNITSTNWSTWGQDDGMITLPSETISVTYTNPLANPLEAAVAIGWTKSGRTSNVTMTTRITK, from the coding sequence ATGAAATTACCAAAACTAAATAAACGCGGTTTAAGCTTGGCAGAGCTTCTGGTAGCAGTTTTTATTCTGGCCATCGGCGTTTTGAGCGCTGTTATGTTTTTCGCGAATGCCATTGCATCAACCGAATTCGCTAACAATATTACCATCGCAACATCGCACGCGGAGCATATCCTAGAAGAAATGAGAACGCGCAGTTCTTTGTCAAACATTACATCAACAAACTGGAGCACCTGGGGACAGGACGACGGGATGATAACTTTGCCAAGTGAGACGATCAGTGTCACCTATACTAATCCCTTGGCTAACCCCCTGGAAGCCGCAGTAGCTATTGGCTGGACAAAAAGCGGACGAACGAGCAATGTTACTATGACAACACGGATAACGAAATGA
- the nadC gene encoding carboxylating nicotinate-nucleotide diphosphorylase, with protein sequence MKNKNLGFYVDNLISLALREDAGRNDLTTNALIPRNQVSKAYIVVKEKSIIFGLNIAKKIFRKLDPHMQIHVPHKDGTLVSPGKRILFLKGRTRAILTGERAALNFLAHLSAIATKTHSFVVKVRPFKVQIMDTRKTTPGLRTLEKEAVRCGGGINHRIGLSDLILIKDNHIAACHRQRKSIQEIMRQIKAKTRKPIEIEVQNLSQFNEALKAKPDIILLDNMSLRAMKQAIASIKKLPKKNRPQVEASGNIDLDNVRSVAKIGVERISIGALTHTKKSIDMSLELI encoded by the coding sequence ATGAAGAATAAAAATCTGGGCTTTTACGTCGACAACTTAATATCTCTGGCATTAAGAGAAGATGCCGGTCGAAATGATTTAACCACCAATGCCTTGATCCCAAGAAATCAGGTCTCAAAAGCCTATATCGTCGTTAAAGAAAAATCTATTATTTTCGGGCTGAACATTGCCAAGAAAATATTCAGGAAACTTGATCCCCACATGCAAATTCACGTGCCACATAAAGACGGAACGCTTGTTTCTCCAGGAAAAAGAATTCTTTTCTTAAAAGGAAGGACCCGCGCGATCTTAACGGGGGAACGAGCTGCGCTGAATTTTCTAGCTCATCTATCTGCCATCGCGACAAAAACACATTCTTTTGTTGTCAAAGTTCGGCCGTTTAAAGTCCAGATCATGGACACTCGAAAAACAACACCCGGGTTAAGAACGCTAGAGAAAGAAGCCGTGCGGTGTGGTGGTGGCATCAATCATCGTATTGGTTTATCTGACCTTATTCTTATCAAGGACAATCATATTGCCGCATGCCACAGGCAAAGAAAATCCATCCAAGAGATCATGCGCCAAATTAAGGCTAAAACTCGTAAACCTATTGAAATTGAAGTTCAGAACTTATCACAATTTAACGAAGCCCTTAAGGCAAAACCAGATATAATATTGCTGGATAATATGAGCCTGCGGGCCATGAAGCAAGCCATTGCTTCAATAAAGAAACTTCCTAAAAAAAATCGGCCGCAGGTCGAGGCATCAGGGAACATAGACTTAGACAATGTTCGCTCAGTCGCAAAAATCGGTGTTGAGCGCATTTCGATCGGCGCGCTCACGCACACAAAGAAATCAATTGATATGTCACTGGAGCTGATTTAG
- a CDS encoding PilZ domain-containing protein — protein sequence MNTTNQTESNDELIAERRKFVRLNVNVDINYTVVSSSGGSQKGRSRNIGAGGICLLINTEVHAGDLVKLDISLPDDPPTISANGRIAWVKPFTVASEKNKRYDAGIEFTDISDDDRKKINKYVFSLKLG from the coding sequence ATGAACACAACGAATCAGACAGAATCTAATGACGAGTTGATCGCAGAGCGAAGAAAATTTGTCCGCTTGAATGTCAATGTTGACATCAACTATACGGTGGTTTCCAGCTCGGGAGGTTCTCAAAAAGGGCGATCACGCAATATCGGAGCAGGGGGAATATGCCTCTTGATCAACACGGAAGTTCATGCCGGGGACCTTGTAAAGCTCGACATTTCGCTTCCCGATGACCCTCCCACAATTTCTGCGAACGGCCGGATTGCTTGGGTCAAACCCTTCACGGTCGCCAGCGAAAAAAATAAACGTTACGACGCCGGCATTGAGTTTACGGATATCAGCGATGATGACCGAAAAAAAATCAATAAATACGTATTTAGCCTGAAACTCGGCTAA
- a CDS encoding type II CAAX endopeptidase family protein, producing the protein MKIAKSTWAIFIAAAIACGACWFSFSYPQFSSANFSVNRSQALAIAKNYLSENYSLEASNYKTAVIFYVDTDADRYLQKSLGFKEEQKFISEHQFDLFLWAVRFFKENEKEEFRFAVSAATGEIASFTRFISDTEYRDPTTEETAKKRAIQFLKEKFNFEEGNYTVHQSREQKYDHRTDYGFSWEKNDVYVPWGKEPGLGGAKLLIGATISGNEVLSFTKNQLEIPEKFSRHIKRQQHTGENLSVLFTIFYIALLTASTFLVVLRRNHAALSTTKNFFIASAVILFFLSLFDFLNNLQALLFQYQTTASLSSYFWQYSFGFLVKIFFIAIAILMPGLAGESLRHEIYPKKIQGSFSHYLLSTFWSRSVFSLIILGYLAAIIMAGIQSSAFHLGQKYLGVWIERTWLTQLSTAYWPFFSALAIAFRASIVEEITFRIFAIHWIKKITGNIFLAVILASTIWGFGHTLYPVFPMWFRGIEVALMGLFLSYVYLNFGIIPVLVAHYVFDVFWGSADFLLGKSQPVDFYSSLAILALPLLLGIAALILNKEERERAIVWRLNKHQLYNLGVLKTFLENNSTPKPSEEIRQELITHGWDAVVIEKALESVKK; encoded by the coding sequence GTGAAAATCGCAAAATCAACATGGGCCATCTTTATTGCTGCCGCAATTGCCTGCGGCGCTTGCTGGTTCTCATTTAGTTATCCGCAATTTTCATCCGCTAATTTTTCTGTCAATCGAAGCCAGGCTCTTGCCATTGCAAAAAACTACTTATCGGAAAATTATTCGCTTGAGGCATCAAATTATAAAACCGCGGTTATTTTCTATGTCGATACGGACGCCGACCGCTACTTGCAAAAATCTCTGGGCTTTAAAGAAGAACAAAAATTCATCTCCGAGCATCAATTCGATCTTTTCTTATGGGCGGTCCGATTCTTTAAAGAAAATGAAAAAGAAGAATTCCGCTTTGCCGTAAGCGCTGCTACCGGTGAGATCGCTTCCTTTACCCGATTCATCAGCGACACCGAATACCGTGATCCAACAACAGAAGAAACGGCAAAGAAACGCGCTATCCAATTCCTAAAAGAAAAATTCAATTTCGAAGAAGGTAATTATACCGTTCATCAAAGCCGGGAGCAAAAATACGACCATCGCACCGATTATGGTTTTTCCTGGGAGAAAAATGATGTTTACGTTCCCTGGGGCAAAGAACCTGGCTTAGGCGGAGCAAAGCTTCTGATCGGCGCAACTATCTCCGGAAACGAAGTTCTTTCTTTTACAAAAAACCAACTAGAAATTCCGGAAAAATTTTCCCGTCATATTAAGCGACAGCAGCACACCGGAGAAAATCTCTCCGTTCTTTTTACAATTTTTTATATTGCGCTTCTAACCGCCTCAACATTTTTGGTCGTTCTCCGGCGTAACCACGCCGCGCTTTCCACCACAAAGAATTTCTTTATCGCATCAGCTGTTATTCTCTTTTTTCTATCACTTTTTGACTTTCTCAACAATCTTCAGGCCTTACTTTTTCAATACCAAACAACGGCATCATTGTCATCTTACTTCTGGCAATATAGCTTTGGTTTCTTGGTAAAAATATTCTTCATTGCCATTGCTATTTTAATGCCGGGGCTAGCCGGAGAATCTCTGCGCCACGAGATCTATCCTAAAAAAATTCAGGGATCTTTTTCCCATTATCTTTTGTCAACCTTTTGGTCGCGATCAGTTTTTTCTCTGATCATTCTGGGATATTTAGCCGCCATCATTATGGCCGGCATCCAGTCTTCGGCTTTTCATTTGGGACAAAAATACCTTGGCGTGTGGATCGAGCGAACATGGCTAACGCAACTCTCAACCGCCTACTGGCCTTTCTTTTCAGCTTTAGCGATCGCGTTTCGGGCAAGCATTGTGGAAGAAATAACATTCCGAATATTTGCCATTCATTGGATCAAAAAAATTACGGGGAATATTTTCTTAGCGGTCATTCTCGCATCAACGATTTGGGGGTTTGGACACACGCTTTATCCGGTTTTTCCCATGTGGTTTCGGGGAATAGAAGTAGCTCTCATGGGATTGTTTCTATCTTATGTTTATTTGAACTTCGGCATTATTCCCGTGCTTGTCGCTCACTATGTTTTTGATGTCTTCTGGGGATCTGCGGATTTTCTTCTGGGAAAGTCGCAGCCGGTTGATTTTTATTCTTCACTTGCCATTCTGGCACTGCCACTTCTCCTTGGCATTGCGGCACTTATCCTTAATAAAGAAGAACGAGAACGAGCTATTGTATGGCGGCTCAACAAACATCAGCTTTATAATCTCGGGGTTTTGAAAACCTTTCTAGAAAATAACTCTACACCAAAACCATCTGAAGAAATTCGCCAAGAACTCATTACTCATGGATGGGATGCCGTAGTCATTGAAAAAGCTTTGGAAAGCGTTAAAAAATAG
- a CDS encoding FAD binding domain-containing protein, with amino-acid sequence MLLNPLEFHKPATLQAAVKLYSELPDARLLAGGTFLLNSLKTMKRRGNKTPSHVISLKHIPDLHGIAVKDEKLFIGSAVVINDLFASSLLTDNFALLRIVCRNISTNPIRNMATVGGNLTSRYTWTELGAALIALKADMHFVGPDLKEEVLSVEDFFANNARTNKILRAISIIKDKKIKSSYQRVKKLSDVDVPLLAVCVTAQFSGNHFKDTRVVINSGTAFAKRDLVLEKFLNESSAHKNLAQEALDHLDTPIYDTRSDDYKKAMFRVGIKNAINELISGREK; translated from the coding sequence ATGCTGTTAAATCCTTTGGAATTTCATAAACCCGCAACACTACAAGCCGCTGTTAAGCTCTATTCTGAACTTCCGGACGCGCGACTTTTGGCAGGGGGGACGTTTCTCCTTAACAGCTTAAAAACTATGAAGAGAAGGGGGAACAAAACTCCTTCTCATGTCATTAGCCTAAAGCACATTCCCGATCTGCACGGCATTGCCGTTAAAGATGAGAAGCTTTTTATCGGCTCAGCGGTCGTCATCAATGACCTTTTTGCCTCATCCTTGCTTACCGACAATTTCGCCCTTTTAAGAATTGTTTGCCGCAATATTTCTACCAATCCGATCAGAAATATGGCAACAGTCGGAGGAAATCTTACCAGCCGCTATACATGGACAGAGCTTGGCGCAGCGCTGATCGCCCTGAAAGCTGATATGCATTTTGTCGGGCCAGACTTAAAGGAAGAGGTGCTTTCGGTGGAAGATTTCTTCGCCAATAATGCGCGCACAAATAAAATTCTTCGCGCAATTTCGATCATTAAAGATAAAAAGATCAAATCTAGCTATCAACGCGTAAAGAAGCTATCCGATGTGGACGTGCCGCTTTTGGCGGTTTGCGTAACAGCTCAATTTTCCGGAAATCATTTTAAAGACACGCGCGTCGTCATCAATAGCGGAACAGCTTTCGCTAAAAGAGACCTTGTTTTGGAAAAATTCTTAAACGAATCCTCTGCTCACAAAAATTTAGCACAAGAAGCGCTCGATCATTTAGACACGCCCATTTACGATACGCGCAGTGATGATTACAAAAAAGCCATGTTTCGCGTCGGTATAAAAAACGCGATCAATGAATTAATTTCCGGGAGGGAAAAATGA
- a CDS encoding (2Fe-2S)-binding protein produces the protein MTTLMINKTKYEVELKGHETLLEVLRDKLGLTGTKTSCMESECGACVVNIDKKAILSCITLAKDVEEKEVTTIEGLSDGETLHPAQQAFLDKGAAQCGFCIPGMIMSSNALLEKTHTPTQEEMEYALDGNICRCTGYIKIFEAVREAGQVMKKKGH, from the coding sequence ATGACCACTCTCATGATCAATAAAACAAAATACGAAGTCGAACTAAAAGGGCACGAGACACTTCTTGAGGTTTTACGCGATAAGCTAGGCTTAACCGGAACAAAGACCAGTTGTATGGAATCGGAGTGCGGGGCCTGCGTCGTTAACATTGACAAAAAAGCTATTCTCTCTTGCATTACGCTTGCCAAAGATGTGGAAGAAAAAGAAGTGACAACCATCGAAGGTTTAAGCGACGGAGAAACCCTTCATCCTGCACAACAGGCATTTTTAGATAAAGGGGCGGCACAGTGTGGTTTTTGTATTCCCGGCATGATCATGTCGTCCAATGCGCTTTTAGAAAAGACTCACACGCCAACCCAAGAAGAAATGGAATATGCTTTAGACGGCAATATCTGCCGCTGCACCGGCTATATCAAGATCTTTGAAGCTGTTCGCGAGGCCGGGCAAGTCATGAAAAAGAAAGGGCATTAA
- a CDS encoding molybdopterin cofactor-binding domain-containing protein — protein sequence MSTAINKEYINPVGKSVPKIDGKGIVTGQIKYVFDVSFPNMLVGKMIRSPHPHARIISIDTSKAEKLPGVKAIVTAKDTHGIKFGSNEYFFPHTVDQQALEGDKVRYIGDEIGAVAAIDEETAEKAISLIDVQYEVLPAVFDMVEAMKPGAPQIHTAMNNIAVILPVNFGNVERALKESDYVREDVFYSQAAAHCAMEPHVCVGQFENFSNKITLWSSSQAPFKCREALAKCLKMDLNDVRVIKLAVGGGFGGKLEMLPMDFASCLLSKKCGGLPVKITYTREEEFAFSRRKHGMLYKLKSGVKKDGTLMAISGEVIADGGAYCSYGPTVMAAAIMRTFMVYKIKNFRINGYRVYTNNPISGAIRGFGGVQSGFSIESHMDLLAEGIGMDPVEFRLKNITEPNMVTVNKMYLTSNGLRECIEKAIVAADWKGKRGKQKHLCRGIGIGIAADVMGSKMYKSHESAGSILKVEEDGSVYLFTGAADTGQGSNTALSQIAAQELGVSYSRIRCKSGDTEITPFDTGSFASRVTFISGNATKRAATDAKKQILTIIAEELKTNIEDLDIQAEQVINKKDNKALMTFDKALELCYSFNYGRQIIGRGSYNPKTTPVDFRTGEGNVSGSYGFEAQIAEVEVNKETGEVKILKMWDAHDIGKAINPQSVEGQIEGSIAMGIGYTFYEDLKFKNGRVVNPNFANYRLPKSIGTVPIETIMIETNDPEGPFGAKGMGEASLLPTSAAIANAIHDAVGIRMKELPITPDKVLKALKEKELAEKK from the coding sequence ATGAGTACCGCCATTAACAAAGAATATATCAATCCCGTCGGAAAAAGTGTTCCCAAGATCGACGGAAAAGGCATTGTGACCGGGCAGATCAAATATGTCTTTGATGTTTCATTTCCCAATATGCTCGTCGGAAAGATGATCCGCAGCCCCCATCCGCATGCGCGCATTATCAGCATCGATACATCAAAGGCCGAAAAACTTCCCGGCGTTAAAGCGATCGTTACCGCCAAAGATACGCACGGAATTAAATTTGGGTCCAACGAATATTTCTTCCCGCACACAGTTGATCAACAGGCTTTAGAAGGCGACAAAGTCCGCTATATCGGCGATGAAATAGGAGCAGTTGCCGCCATCGACGAGGAAACAGCCGAAAAAGCGATCAGCCTTATTGATGTTCAATACGAAGTTCTACCGGCTGTTTTTGATATGGTGGAAGCTATGAAACCCGGAGCACCGCAAATTCACACCGCCATGAATAACATTGCGGTTATTTTGCCGGTCAATTTCGGGAATGTAGAACGCGCCTTAAAAGAATCTGATTATGTCCGCGAAGATGTTTTCTATTCTCAGGCGGCCGCACATTGCGCTATGGAACCTCATGTTTGCGTCGGGCAATTTGAAAACTTCTCAAATAAAATTACATTATGGTCATCCAGTCAAGCACCGTTTAAATGCCGCGAAGCTTTAGCCAAATGCCTTAAAATGGATCTTAACGATGTTCGCGTCATCAAGCTTGCCGTCGGGGGTGGATTCGGCGGAAAATTAGAAATGCTTCCGATGGATTTTGCGTCATGTTTACTGTCAAAAAAATGCGGCGGCTTGCCGGTCAAGATCACCTATACACGCGAAGAAGAATTTGCATTTTCTAGGCGAAAACACGGCATGCTTTATAAATTAAAATCCGGCGTTAAAAAAGACGGGACACTTATGGCCATTTCCGGAGAAGTCATTGCCGACGGCGGCGCTTACTGTAGTTACGGCCCAACCGTCATGGCAGCCGCTATTATGCGCACCTTCATGGTCTATAAAATAAAGAATTTTCGCATTAACGGTTATCGTGTTTATACCAACAATCCCATCAGCGGCGCTATCCGAGGTTTTGGCGGTGTTCAATCTGGATTTTCCATCGAATCTCATATGGATCTGTTAGCCGAAGGCATTGGCATGGATCCGGTTGAATTCCGGCTAAAAAATATCACCGAACCAAACATGGTTACGGTCAATAAAATGTATTTAACGTCAAACGGCCTTCGCGAGTGCATTGAAAAAGCTATCGTCGCGGCAGATTGGAAAGGCAAACGCGGAAAACAAAAACACCTTTGCCGCGGCATCGGTATCGGTATTGCCGCCGATGTCATGGGTTCCAAGATGTATAAATCACACGAATCTGCCGGATCTATTCTGAAGGTCGAAGAAGACGGATCGGTTTATTTATTTACCGGAGCCGCCGACACCGGACAAGGATCTAATACCGCGCTTTCACAAATTGCGGCGCAAGAACTTGGCGTCAGCTATAGCCGCATCCGCTGCAAGTCCGGCGATACAGAGATCACTCCGTTTGATACCGGAAGCTTTGCCAGCCGCGTTACTTTTATTTCCGGCAACGCCACAAAGCGGGCCGCAACCGATGCCAAGAAACAAATCTTGACCATTATTGCCGAAGAGCTTAAAACAAACATCGAAGATCTGGATATTCAAGCCGAACAAGTTATCAATAAAAAAGATAATAAAGCCTTAATGACATTTGACAAAGCCCTCGAGCTTTGCTATTCATTTAATTATGGCCGGCAAATTATCGGGCGGGGGAGCTATAACCCCAAAACAACTCCCGTTGATTTTAGGACCGGGGAAGGGAATGTTTCCGGAAGTTACGGATTTGAGGCTCAAATTGCCGAAGTTGAAGTCAACAAAGAAACCGGAGAAGTTAAGATATTAAAAATGTGGGATGCTCACGATATCGGCAAGGCCATTAATCCGCAATCGGTGGAAGGACAAATTGAAGGCTCTATCGCCATGGGGATCGGTTATACATTTTACGAAGATCTGAAATTTAAAAATGGCAGAGTAGTTAATCCGAATTTTGCCAATTATCGTCTACCTAAATCGATCGGAACAGTTCCAATTGAAACGATTATGATCGAAACTAATGACCCGGAAGGCCCATTTGGCGCCAAGGGAATGGGCGAAGCATCACTTCTTCCGACGTCGGCGGCTATCGCTAACGCCATTCATGATGCCGTCGGAATACGCATGAAAGAATTACCGATCACGCCGGATAAAGTCTTAAAGGCTTTAAAAGAAAAAGAATTAGCTGAAAAGAAATAA
- a CDS encoding nucleotidyltransferase family protein: MISCVLLSAGFSARFGSPKALATFSHETVIGRLQRLLIDSAVDEAIIVLGHDADQIKPHLLEHGKIKVVYNKDYKLGQTSSFKTGLRTTSPHAQGIMLFPVDLPVVKIETVNFLIDQFHKEKPAILIPTYNGKKGHPPIFHSRLKADFLTLDDSAGLNTLQHQFTSETFLTAVHDPGILLSFNTPEELQKIEASL, encoded by the coding sequence ATGATTTCCTGCGTTTTACTCTCAGCCGGCTTTAGCGCTCGGTTTGGGTCACCCAAAGCCCTTGCGACATTTTCACACGAAACGGTCATCGGCCGTTTGCAGCGGCTCTTGATTGATTCGGCTGTTGATGAAGCTATCATTGTTCTTGGACACGATGCTGATCAAATAAAGCCCCACCTATTAGAACACGGGAAGATTAAAGTTGTCTACAATAAAGATTACAAATTAGGGCAAACATCTTCGTTTAAAACTGGTCTTAGGACTACATCACCCCATGCTCAAGGGATCATGCTTTTCCCTGTTGATCTTCCTGTCGTTAAAATTGAAACTGTAAATTTTCTTATCGATCAATTTCATAAAGAAAAACCCGCCATATTAATTCCAACTTATAACGGGAAAAAAGGTCATCCGCCGATATTCCACTCACGGTTAAAGGCGGATTTTCTTACCCTGGATGACTCCGCAGGATTAAACACTCTTCAGCACCAGTTTACCAGCGAAACTTTTCTAACCGCTGTCCATGATCCGGGTATTTTGCTTAGTTTTAATACGCCCGAAGAGCTTCAGAAAATCGAAGCATCGCTTTAA